A genome region from Gemmatimonadota bacterium includes the following:
- the gcvPB gene encoding aminomethyl-transferring glycine dehydrogenase subunit GcvPB, whose translation MDRDILIFERGAPDRRCVAFPAAVDSGTAIPETMRRDVPPGLPEVSELELVRHYTALSQMNFSIDTHFYPLGSCTMKYNPRVHEKAARIPQIAGLHPLSENAQPALQVIWEMEQVLKAVSGMDGFTFQPTAGAQGEFVGISLIAAYHRAQGNAKKVVLIPDSAHGTNPATAAICGYAVQAIKSTERGTVDVEDLKTHLTEDVAGLMLTNPNTFGVFEDEIEDIAALVHDAGGLLYYDGANLNAFLGQCRPGDMGFDVVHINLHKTFTTPHGGGGPGSGPVGVTKALLPFLPLPVVLKEGNAFKLDFNRPESIGKVSSFYGNFGMVIRALIYAKMLGAEGMRRTSEMAVLNANYIAAKLDPYYDRPKNAQPMHEMVFSASRQKKANGITATDIAKRLIDYGVHPPTIYFPLPNVAPETMLIEPTETESLEQVNDFIEAMIQIAKEAEENPDLLREAPHATPVRRLDEATAARKPILRWKL comes from the coding sequence ATGGATCGCGATATATTGATCTTTGAACGCGGCGCACCAGACAGACGCTGTGTCGCATTTCCCGCTGCTGTGGATTCCGGAACAGCGATACCCGAAACCATGCGCCGCGATGTGCCTCCCGGTCTCCCCGAAGTGAGCGAACTGGAACTCGTGCGCCACTACACCGCGCTCTCACAGATGAACTTCAGCATCGACACGCATTTTTACCCCCTGGGATCCTGTACCATGAAATACAACCCCAGAGTACACGAAAAAGCTGCGCGTATCCCACAGATCGCGGGATTGCATCCCCTATCGGAAAATGCCCAACCCGCCCTGCAAGTCATCTGGGAAATGGAACAGGTGCTCAAAGCCGTCAGCGGAATGGACGGATTCACCTTTCAACCCACAGCCGGAGCGCAGGGCGAATTCGTGGGCATCTCACTGATCGCCGCCTATCACAGGGCACAGGGCAATGCCAAAAAAGTAGTCCTCATTCCAGACTCTGCCCACGGCACAAACCCGGCAACCGCGGCAATCTGCGGATATGCAGTACAGGCAATAAAATCAACAGAACGCGGCACAGTCGATGTGGAAGACCTCAAAACGCACTTGACCGAAGACGTAGCCGGATTGATGTTGACCAACCCCAACACATTTGGCGTATTTGAAGACGAAATTGAAGACATCGCCGCGTTAGTACACGACGCGGGTGGCCTCTTGTATTACGACGGCGCAAACTTAAACGCCTTTCTGGGCCAGTGTAGGCCCGGCGACATGGGCTTTGACGTCGTACACATCAACCTGCACAAAACATTTACCACGCCCCATGGAGGCGGGGGACCAGGTTCTGGTCCAGTAGGCGTAACAAAAGCACTCTTGCCATTCTTGCCCTTGCCCGTAGTCCTGAAAGAAGGAAATGCGTTTAAGCTCGACTTTAACCGCCCGGAATCCATCGGCAAAGTGAGTTCATTCTACGGCAATTTTGGCATGGTAATACGCGCGCTAATCTATGCCAAAATGCTCGGCGCAGAAGGCATGCGCCGCACCAGTGAAATGGCCGTCTTGAATGCCAACTATATCGCGGCAAAACTCGACCCCTACTACGACCGCCCCAAAAATGCACAACCCATGCACGAAATGGTATTCTCGGCATCGCGACAAAAAAAGGCGAACGGGATCACCGCAACCGACATCGCCAAACGGCTGATCGATTACGGCGTCCATCCGCCCACCATTTACTTTCCCCTACCCAACGTAGCCCCCGAAACCATGCTAATCGAACCGACCGAAACCGAAAGCCTCGAACAGGTCAACGACTTTATCGAAGCCATGATTCAAATCGCAAAAGAAGCCGAAGAAAACCCCGACCTCCTCAGAGAAGCCCCCCACGCAACGCCCGTGCGAAGATTGGACGAAGCAACCGCCGCGCGAAAACCCATCCTGCGCTGGAAATTGTAA